From Roseateles sp. SL47:
TCGGACTTCTCGTCACGCTTCTGGATGGTGCCGTCGGCGTCCTGCCACTCGTCGATCAGGGCGATCACCGGATGCGGGGCTTCCGGTTCGAATTCGGTGGAGTTGGCGCCATCGAGATGGGCCAGATGGCGCGCATATTCAATGGTGGCCACCTGCATGCCCAGGCAGATGCCGAGGTAGGGCGTGCGGCTCTCGCGGGCATATTGGGCCGCGCGGATCTTGCCTTCCACACCCCGCTTGCCGAAGCCGCCGGGCACCAGAATGGCGTCGTACTTGCCCAGCTGGTCGACGTGCTCTTCGTCCAGCGTTTCCGAGTCCACGTATTCGATGTTCACGCGGGCATGGTTGTGGATGCCGGCGTGGCGCAGGGCCTCGTTGAGCGACTTGTAGCTGTCCGACAGGTCGGTGTACTTGCCGCACATGGCGATGGTGACTTCGGTCTTGGGATTCTCGACCTCCTGCACCAGGGTGTCCCAACGCTTCAGGTCGGTCGACTTGGTGTTGAGCTGCAGCTTGGTGCAGATGAGCTGGTCCAGACCTTGTTCATGCAGGACGCGCGGCACCTTGTAGATGGTGTTGACGTCCCACATGGAGATCACGCCATATTCCGGGACGTTGGTGAACAGCGAGATCTTTTCGCGCTCGTCGTCCGGGATGCGGCGGTCGGCACGGCAGAGCAGGGCGTCCGGCTGGATGCCGATTTCGCGCAGCTTCTGCACCGTGTGCTGGGTGGGCTTGGTCTTGAGTTCGCCGGCAGCGGCGATCCAGGGCACGTAGGTCAGATGCACAAAGGCCACATTGGTGGGGCCCAGCTTGAGGCTCATCTGACGGGCGGCTTCCAGGAACGGGAGCGATTCGATGTCGCCGACCGTGCCGCCAATCTCAACGATGGCCACATCCACCGCGTCCGGCGTGCCGTGACCGGCGCCGCGACGGATGAATTCCTGCATCTCGTTGGTGATGTGGGGAATGACCTGGACCGTCTTGCCGAGGTAGTCCCCCCGACGTTCCTTCTCCAGCACCGACATATAGATCTGGCCGGTGGTGAAGTTGTTGGTGCGCTTCATCCGAGTGGTGATGAAGCGTTCGTAGTGGCCGAGATCCAGGTCGGTTTCGGCGCCGTCGTCGGTCACGAACACTTCACCATGCTGGAACGGCGACATCGTTCCGGGATCCACGTTGATGTAGGGATCCAGCTTGATCAGGGTGACTTTGAGGCCGCGGGACTCGAGAAGCGCCGCGAGAGAGGCGGATGC
This genomic window contains:
- a CDS encoding CTP synthase, which translates into the protein MTKYVFVTGGVVSSLGKGIASASLAALLESRGLKVTLIKLDPYINVDPGTMSPFQHGEVFVTDDGAETDLDLGHYERFITTRMKRTNNFTTGQIYMSVLEKERRGDYLGKTVQVIPHITNEMQEFIRRGAGHGTPDAVDVAIVEIGGTVGDIESLPFLEAARQMSLKLGPTNVAFVHLTYVPWIAAAGELKTKPTQHTVQKLREIGIQPDALLCRADRRIPDDEREKISLFTNVPEYGVISMWDVNTIYKVPRVLHEQGLDQLICTKLQLNTKSTDLKRWDTLVQEVENPKTEVTIAMCGKYTDLSDSYKSLNEALRHAGIHNHARVNIEYVDSETLDEEHVDQLGKYDAILVPGGFGKRGVEGKIRAAQYARESRTPYLGICLGMQVATIEYARHLAHLDGANSTEFEPEAPHPVIALIDEWQDADGTIQKRDEKSDLGGTMRLGAQSSDVKPGTLAYEIYGPVVTERHRHRYEANEHYLDRLQDAGLVISAITQREKLTEIVELPRNVHPWYMGVQFHPEFKSTPWGGHPLFTAFIKAALEHKGKSGHGGKSA